A genomic segment from Blastococcus sp. PRF04-17 encodes:
- a CDS encoding UbiA family prenyltransferase: MPRPSHGPLGVLQAMALATHLGPTVAVTVVATLLGVAAGLPAHRAALLCAAVLAGQASIGWSNDWLDADRDRAVDRADKPVVRGAVTPSRLRAAAVVAVVLAVCLSLLLGLVPGVLLLVLVASGWAYNAGLKRTALSAVPYVTGFGALPAGVVSAAPGAPVAPWWLVAAGGALGAAAHFANVAPDLEDDLATGVRGLPHRLGARPSAVLCALLLGAASVLLVTGPEGSPSAAGWLVLALAVPAVVIAALAGSARFRGVAFPAILLLVVADVVLLLVGGATLT; encoded by the coding sequence GTGCCTCGCCCGAGCCACGGCCCGCTGGGCGTCCTGCAGGCCATGGCGCTGGCCACGCACCTCGGCCCGACCGTCGCGGTGACGGTCGTGGCGACCCTGCTGGGCGTCGCCGCGGGGCTGCCCGCCCACCGGGCGGCACTGCTCTGCGCTGCCGTCCTCGCAGGTCAGGCGTCCATCGGTTGGAGCAACGACTGGCTCGACGCGGATCGGGACAGGGCCGTCGACCGGGCCGACAAGCCCGTCGTCCGGGGTGCGGTGACGCCCTCCCGGCTGCGTGCGGCGGCCGTCGTGGCCGTCGTCCTGGCGGTCTGCCTGTCCCTGCTCCTGGGCCTCGTCCCCGGAGTGCTGCTGCTCGTGCTGGTCGCCAGCGGGTGGGCCTACAACGCCGGCCTGAAGCGCACAGCTCTGTCCGCCGTCCCCTACGTGACCGGCTTCGGGGCGCTGCCCGCCGGCGTCGTGTCCGCGGCACCCGGCGCGCCGGTCGCCCCGTGGTGGCTGGTGGCGGCCGGCGGCGCGCTGGGCGCGGCCGCCCACTTCGCCAACGTCGCACCCGATCTCGAGGACGACCTGGCGACCGGCGTCCGGGGACTGCCGCACCGCCTGGGGGCCCGGCCGTCGGCCGTCCTGTGCGCCCTGCTCCTCGGCGCCGCCTCGGTGCTGCTCGTGACGGGGCCGGAGGGATCGCCGTCGGCGGCCGGCTGGCTGGTCCTCGCGCTCGCCGTCCCGGCCGTCGTGATCGCGGCCCTGGCCGGCTCGGCGCGGTTCCGGGGCGTGGCCTTCCCGGCGATCCTGCTCCTGGTCGTCGCCGACGTCGTCCTGCTGCTCGTCGGCGGGGCCACCCTCACCTGA
- a CDS encoding RNA polymerase sigma factor, producing the protein MRTGVVFDDVLVAAQSGAGWAFEVLYRDLSPAVTGYLRLHGAAEPDDLASETFLGVFTGLAGFRGDEDDLRSWVFTIAHRRLVDDWRRRSRRPQVADDPGDLTEHVGGDVEDDVLLRIGAERVHELCGTLPGDQRSVLLLRILADLTVEQVAQVLDRSVPAVKALQRRGLRSLRDRVDARPGTTPEKTSRKSAPLPARPAMTGAR; encoded by the coding sequence ATGCGGACGGGTGTGGTGTTCGACGACGTCCTCGTCGCGGCGCAGTCAGGCGCGGGCTGGGCGTTCGAGGTGCTCTACCGCGATCTCTCCCCGGCCGTCACGGGTTACCTGCGGCTGCACGGAGCGGCCGAACCCGACGACCTGGCCAGCGAGACCTTTCTCGGGGTGTTCACCGGTCTGGCCGGCTTCCGGGGCGACGAGGATGACCTGCGCTCCTGGGTGTTCACCATCGCCCACCGCCGGCTGGTCGACGACTGGCGCCGGCGCAGCCGCCGTCCGCAGGTGGCCGACGACCCCGGTGACCTCACCGAGCACGTCGGCGGCGACGTGGAGGACGACGTCCTGCTGCGCATCGGTGCCGAGAGGGTGCACGAGCTCTGCGGCACCCTGCCCGGCGACCAGCGGTCGGTGCTCCTGCTGCGCATCCTCGCCGACCTCACCGTCGAGCAGGTGGCGCAGGTGCTCGACCGGTCCGTCCCCGCGGTGAAGGCGCTCCAGCGTCGGGGACTGCGCAGCCTCCGCGACCGCGTCGACGCCCGGCCCGGGACGACTCCGGAAAAAACTTCTCGGAAGAGCGCACCCCTCCCAGCCCGTCCGGCGATGACAGGGGCGAGATGA
- a CDS encoding copper chaperone PCu(A)C yields MNRALRAATMGVLLLSPAALTACGAGQVTQTATQDRDKTGGQAQVGDITLRQAALESPRGGSYDDGDDADLRLAIVNTGRAADTLTGIEGEGFAEAEIDADGEDELEIPAGRTVFVGSDGDAEITLTDLDEGLTTGQYLTLTLIFEEAGEVELRVTVATPDEAREREEAFDFHHEEGHSEEGVEDTARERESAEDN; encoded by the coding sequence GTGAACCGCGCGCTGCGCGCCGCCACGATGGGCGTGCTGCTTCTGTCCCCCGCCGCGCTGACCGCGTGCGGCGCAGGTCAGGTCACGCAGACCGCCACCCAGGACCGGGACAAGACCGGCGGCCAGGCCCAGGTCGGCGACATCACCCTGCGCCAGGCCGCGCTCGAGAGCCCGCGCGGCGGCAGCTACGACGACGGCGACGACGCCGACCTGCGGCTGGCCATCGTCAACACCGGCCGTGCGGCCGACACCCTCACCGGGATCGAGGGCGAGGGCTTCGCCGAGGCCGAGATCGACGCCGACGGCGAGGACGAGCTCGAGATCCCGGCCGGCCGGACCGTCTTCGTCGGTTCCGACGGTGACGCGGAGATCACCCTCACCGACCTCGACGAGGGCCTCACCACCGGCCAGTACCTCACGCTGACCCTCATCTTCGAGGAGGCCGGGGAGGTCGAGCTGCGGGTGACCGTCGCGACCCCCGACGAGGCCCGGGAGCGCGAGGAGGCCTTCGACTTCCACCACGAGGAGGGGCACTCCGAGGAGGGCGTCGAGGACACCGCCCGCGAGCGGGAGTCGGCCGAGGACAACTGA
- the radA gene encoding DNA repair protein RadA, whose product MAASGVKTARPAHRCTECGYTSAKWVGRCPECQAWGTIAEFGAPAAALRAVAAGPVTAPARPIAQVELAGARAVPTGIDEFDRVLGGGLVPGAVLLVAGEPGVGKSTLLLEVAHRVAERSGPALVVSGEESAGQVRLRAERIGALHENLYLAAETELSAVLAHVEQVEPTLLILDSVQTVRSPAVDGTDGGASQVRAVAGALTAVAKSRGMTTILVGHVTKDGAIAGPRTLEHLVDVVVAFDGERHSTLRLVRATKNRFGPADEIGCFEIGDSGVVGVPDPSALFVSRRVAPVPGSCVTVTLEGSRPLLAEVQALVAGSGGGGSPRRAVSGLDSQRVAMVNAVVERRGGIKLADADVFAASVGGVRIAEPAADLALALAIASAQKDRPLPSGVVAIGEVGLSGEIRRVGGTGRRLAEAARQGYKVALVPPDAGAAPPGMRLVEVPDLGAAFHRLF is encoded by the coding sequence GTGGCTGCCTCCGGAGTGAAGACCGCTCGACCCGCCCACCGCTGCACCGAGTGCGGCTACACGTCGGCCAAGTGGGTCGGTCGCTGTCCCGAGTGCCAGGCGTGGGGCACGATCGCGGAGTTCGGGGCGCCTGCGGCCGCTCTCCGCGCCGTCGCGGCAGGGCCGGTCACCGCTCCGGCCCGTCCCATCGCGCAGGTGGAGCTCGCCGGGGCACGGGCCGTCCCCACCGGCATCGACGAGTTCGACCGCGTGCTGGGCGGCGGGCTGGTCCCCGGAGCGGTGCTGCTCGTCGCCGGCGAGCCGGGCGTGGGCAAGTCGACGCTGCTGCTCGAGGTCGCCCACCGCGTGGCCGAGCGCAGCGGCCCGGCCCTGGTCGTCTCGGGTGAGGAGTCCGCCGGCCAGGTGCGGCTGCGGGCCGAACGCATCGGCGCCCTGCACGAGAACCTCTACCTGGCGGCCGAGACCGAGCTGTCCGCCGTCCTGGCGCACGTGGAGCAGGTCGAGCCGACGCTGCTCATCCTCGACAGCGTGCAGACGGTGCGCTCGCCCGCCGTCGACGGCACCGACGGCGGCGCCAGCCAGGTGCGGGCTGTGGCGGGCGCGCTGACCGCGGTGGCCAAGAGCCGCGGCATGACGACGATCCTGGTCGGACACGTGACCAAGGACGGCGCGATCGCCGGCCCGCGCACGCTCGAGCACCTGGTCGACGTGGTCGTCGCGTTCGACGGCGAGCGGCACTCGACGCTGCGGCTGGTGCGGGCGACCAAGAACCGGTTCGGTCCTGCCGACGAGATCGGCTGCTTCGAGATCGGCGACTCCGGCGTCGTGGGAGTGCCCGACCCGTCGGCGCTCTTCGTGTCCCGGCGGGTGGCCCCGGTGCCCGGCAGCTGCGTCACGGTGACCCTCGAGGGCAGCCGGCCCCTGCTCGCCGAGGTGCAGGCCCTCGTCGCCGGGTCGGGCGGCGGCGGCTCACCGCGGCGGGCGGTGAGCGGGCTGGACTCACAGCGGGTGGCCATGGTGAACGCGGTCGTCGAGCGCCGAGGCGGCATCAAGCTCGCCGACGCCGACGTCTTCGCCGCCTCGGTGGGTGGCGTGCGCATCGCCGAGCCGGCCGCAGACCTGGCACTCGCCCTGGCCATCGCCTCGGCGCAGAAGGACCGCCCGCTGCCCTCCGGCGTCGTCGCGATCGGCGAGGTCGGGCTGTCCGGGGAGATCCGCCGCGTCGGCGGC